One window of Pelmatolapia mariae isolate MD_Pm_ZW linkage group LG18, Pm_UMD_F_2, whole genome shotgun sequence genomic DNA carries:
- the LOC134616388 gene encoding zinc finger protein 239-like: protein MAHLRLLRAAVTERLAAAAEEILVLMERVMVEREDELIRLYAPTPATKSPVGGDAHTDTQHLQESEPPTIKQEQQEEVWVAPQAAEEEDVKPFKHELPEEEEAQMVEIMKDEAQPSTSCEEPAAPAPHGAPAVGEGGGGGGTFCNCKVCGMKFSYRGSLLNHAETHAAAECCLCSVCGEPQADRRRLLEHLRTHLKSHVCKFCGKSFQRQVELKVHTRSHTGEKPFSCRLCGKRFTRKNNMEIHMRTHTGEKPYRCTICGKGFNITSSMIRHARTHTGEKPYSCRMCGRGFTASSDMKIHMRTHTGEKPYICPVCGRGFALSTPLKHHMKHHTEERPYCCSHCNRCFSDVYTLRRHMKNHGESAAS from the exons ATGGCGCACCTGCGGCTCCTTCGCGCGGCGGTAACGGAGCGGCTCGCGGCGGCGGCGGAGGAAATCCTCGTGCTGATGGAGAGAGTGATGGTGGAGCGCGAGGACGAGCTCATCCGCCTGTACGCACCGACGCCCGCGACTAAGAGTCCTGTCGGCGGGGATGCGCACACAG ACACTCAGCACCTCCAGGAGTCTGAGCCGCCGACCATCaagcaggagcagcaggaggaggtgtGGGTCGCTCCTCAggcagcagaggaggaggatgttAAACCATTCAAGCATGAGCtgcctgaggaggaggaggctcaGATGGTGGAGATAATGAAAGACGAAGCCCAGCCGAGCACTTCCTGTGAGGAGCCCGCTGCTCCTGCTCCGCATGGTGCTCCTGCTGTTGGTGAAGGCGGTGGAGGAGGTGGGACTTTCTGCAACTGTAAAGTTTGCGGGATGAAGTTCAGCTACCGGGGCTCTCTGCTGAACCACGCCGAGACCCACGCCGCCGCCGAGTGCTGCCTCTGCAGCGTGTGCGGCGAGCCGCAGGCTGACAGGCGACGCCTGCTGGAGCACCTACGGACACACCTGAAGAGCCACGTCTGCAAGTTTTGTGGGAAAAGCTTCCAGCGGCAGGTGGAGCTGAAGGTGCACACGCGCAGCCACACGGGCGAGAAGCCTTTCAGCTGCCGGCTGTGCGGGAAGCGATTCACCCGCAAGAACAACATGGAGATTCACATGAGGACGCACACTGGCGAGAAGCCGTACCGCTGCACCATCTGTGGGAAGGGCTTCAACATCACCTCCTCCATGATCCGCCACGCCCGCACGCACACTGGGGAGAAACCCTACAGCTGCCGCATGTGTGGGAGGGGCTTCACGGCCAGCTCGGACATGAAGATCCACATGAGGACGCACACGGGCGAGAAGCCCTACATCTGCCCCGTGTGCGGGAGGGGCTTCGCTCTCAGCACGCCACTTAAACACCATATGAAGCACCACACGGAGGAGCGGCCGTACTGCTGCAGCCACTGCAACCGCTGCTTCAGCGACGTGTACACGCTGCGGCGCCACATGAAAAACCACGGTGAAAGTGCGGCGTCCTGA